The Glycine soja cultivar W05 chromosome 15, ASM419377v2, whole genome shotgun sequence region GAAGTCCCGAACCTCCTGATGCTCCCCATACGGGATCCAACTGACATCCGGAATCCGGAGTCGGTCCAGGCGCTCCCTATATGACGGCGTGCGAATGCTCTTCAAGGTCTTCTTTGTCGCAATCCACCTGCACGCACGCGGAGAAGCCTCGTCGTAGTCCTGATCAACGGTGGACTCCGCAACTGAGGGAAAGTGCTCGTAAATCCAGCACTACAGATGTAACattcaaattataaacattaataatgaaagtgtaacaaaatttaaagttgaacattgtttagcttgaatgaatgaaaaacatatttgttaccTGCAACAGTGTGATGTAACCGTCAAGCTGTCGACTGTGGCTCATGGATGCATCGTTTAGTTGGTCGTACATATGAACCAAAGCAGCCACTCCCCAAGCGTACCTCTCTGTCATACTGAGGTCACGAAGGGCCTCCAAGTAGACAACATGGACattggttgcactcttgttagcaaatagAGTGCAACCCAGCAGGTGAAGAAGATATGCACGAGCCGCAGCTGTCCAATGACCTGCCTGGCATCGGTGCTGATATACTTCACATACCCATTGCAGGCATACGTACGGTCTGCGACACTGGACTGTCTCAGCCCTAGCAGATTCTGGAGACACCATCAACAAGTCCACAAGCATCTGAACCACATCATCCACGTGCAAGGGCTCAAATGCGTGAAAGTCGCCTATAACAGGAAGATGGAGAAGAGAGGAGACGTCGTCCAATGTGATGGTGAGCTCACCCACCGGGAGATGGAAATTAGACATCTCCCGATGCCACCGCTCCACAAACGCGGACAAAAGTCCCTGATCGCCGATGTCTACCGAACACGCGATCAGAGGACTTAGTCCTGTACCAGCGATAAGTCCCTCAATGGCAGGGACAGGCCTGCCTAAACTATGGACCTTCCTCCCATGCGAGGataacttcaattcaggacgctcctgaattgaagtataaaaggaacgcaaaatttgttaaaaatatcatttaaaggaaaactaatagtataatttacaagtaactaaaaataaatagtataaataccTATCCCGTG contains the following coding sequences:
- the LOC114386165 gene encoding protein MAIN-LIKE 1-like; translation: MEAPAAVEDIPADAGAEAAEDQPQGFPGGPSDPSVPTAYADHVACSERPELKLSSHGRKVHSLGRPVPAIEGLIAGTGLSPLIACSVDIGDQGLLSAFVERWHREMSNFHLPVGELTITLDDVSSLLHLPVIGDFHAFEPLHVDDVVQMLVDLLMVSPESARAETVQCRRPYVCLQWVCEVYQHRCQAGHWTAAARAYLLHLLGCTLFANKSATNVHVVYLEALRDLSMTERYAWGVAALVHMYDQLNDASMSHSRQLDGYITLLQCWIYEHFPSVAESTVDQDYDEASPRACRWIATKKTLKSIRTPSYRERLDRLRIPDVSWIPYGEHQEVRDFHVRSCYSGLLRWGPVAVYYRPERVVRQFSYTQTILAPPLDSWVSYDDIHDRWMHYEDHIVPAGEVCVVPRACSSDYIDWFFRISHPFMTLGHAEVCDDIAERLERHLSLGVVTPGSSTHEVIEEWLRLARSVTQDHLVYVRCRRRQRTDQA